One region of Bacteroidota bacterium genomic DNA includes:
- a CDS encoding T9SS type A sorting domain-containing protein encodes MKKFTLFGILICCSLLSMAQLSWLQIPDFPGTPRRGAVSFSINGLGYTGLGLLGTGQGETDLYAYDPISNTWSQKADFPTTGRFGCVTFVIAGKAYICTGSTGAPSAQLWEYDATGNTWTAKTNFPGGLRESAAGFSVGGKGYVGTGYAGGNSFTDFYEYDPVMDNWTAKASFPGPARNGSAAFSIGSKGYIGLGNNTNSTSNFRDFYEYDPGTDTWAQKADFPIPYVVEPCTYSSTTSGFVLCGYYYQSAGITHNPLNMFYRYDQQQDAWTLEGTFPGYPRGYASGFLLNDDIYIGVGGQTNTFAPMFNDFWKLSNGALLSTGNISHDQDFGLYPNPANHSIHIGQEMAGKKLDHIRIYDSAGKMVMMQKLDDAKQLIDIHSLSGGLYFVELITGKGEVMDSRFIKQ; translated from the coding sequence ATGAAAAAATTTACTCTGTTTGGCATTTTAATCTGTTGCTCGTTACTGTCAATGGCTCAATTGAGTTGGCTTCAAATTCCTGATTTCCCGGGCACACCAAGGAGAGGAGCTGTTTCTTTTTCTATTAATGGATTAGGATATACCGGACTTGGATTGCTTGGGACAGGTCAAGGTGAAACAGATTTGTATGCATATGATCCCATCTCTAACACATGGTCACAAAAGGCCGACTTCCCTACAACAGGACGTTTTGGTTGTGTAACATTTGTTATAGCCGGGAAAGCCTATATATGTACCGGTTCAACCGGGGCTCCATCTGCTCAATTATGGGAGTATGATGCTACAGGAAACACATGGACGGCAAAAACAAATTTCCCCGGAGGACTTCGTGAAAGCGCAGCGGGATTCAGTGTTGGAGGAAAGGGGTATGTTGGAACAGGCTATGCGGGAGGAAATAGTTTTACTGACTTTTATGAATACGATCCTGTGATGGACAACTGGACTGCCAAAGCAAGCTTTCCGGGACCGGCGAGAAATGGAAGTGCGGCCTTTTCTATCGGGTCAAAAGGATATATTGGTTTAGGAAATAACACCAATTCAACAAGTAATTTCCGTGATTTTTATGAATATGATCCGGGCACCGACACCTGGGCACAAAAAGCGGATTTCCCAATCCCATATGTTGTTGAGCCATGTACTTATTCTTCCACTACCAGTGGTTTTGTATTGTGTGGTTATTATTACCAAAGCGCTGGGATCACGCATAATCCTTTAAACATGTTTTACCGATATGATCAACAACAAGATGCCTGGACACTTGAAGGAACATTCCCTGGTTATCCAAGAGGATATGCAAGCGGCTTTCTGTTGAATGATGATATTTATATTGGTGTTGGTGGACAGACAAATACATTCGCTCCGATGTTTAATGATTTCTGGAAATTGAGTAATGGAGCATTGCTTTCAACCGGAAATATCAGCCATGATCAGGACTTTGGTTTGTATCCGAATCCGGCCAATCATTCAATCCACATTGGACAGGAAATGGCCGGTAAAAAACTTGATCATATTCGTATTTATGACAGCGCCGGTAAAATGGTGATGATGCAAAAACTGGATGATGCAAAGCAATTGATAGATATTCACTCTTTGTCCGGAGGATTGTATTTTGTAGAGTTGATCACCGGTAAGGGTGAAGTGATGGATAGTCGCTTTATCAAACAGTAA
- a CDS encoding 50S ribosomal protein L28, with the protein MARICDLTGKKAMTGNSVSFSNKKTKRKFNPNLHVKRFYVPELGEWISLKVSTSALRTIDKIGISAAIEKAIKKGKI; encoded by the coding sequence ATGGCACGCATTTGTGATCTGACAGGAAAAAAAGCAATGACGGGAAACAGTGTTTCCTTCTCAAATAAAAAGACAAAAAGAAAGTTCAACCCGAACCTGCATGTAAAACGTTTTTATGTGCCTGAATTGGGTGAGTGGATCTCATTGAAGGTTTCTACTTCTGCGCTTCGTACCATTGATAAAATTGGTATCAGTGCTGCTATTGAGAAAGCTATTAAAAAAGGTAAAATCTAA
- a CDS encoding outer membrane lipoprotein carrier protein LolA — protein MKKKIVFALFLLIGLSSMAQTAQVEQTDKKAQEILKGVSTKYKSFKSVKATFVISIENTKDKSKEEQKGTIYLKGNKYKLEIASQDVISDGKTRWTYVKDANEVQIDNQKTDENTISPSNIFTMYEKGWLFKFIGEQKEKGMVYQLVELVPVEPKKKNIYKVKLTINKNDKFISTAKIFDKNGSIQTITVEKLTPDVIIDDSPFTFTAGKYPGAEIVDLR, from the coding sequence ATGAAAAAAAAGATAGTTTTTGCCTTATTTCTCTTGATCGGTTTGAGTTCAATGGCTCAAACAGCCCAGGTAGAACAGACCGATAAAAAGGCACAGGAAATCCTGAAAGGAGTCAGCACCAAATACAAATCATTTAAGTCGGTAAAGGCCACTTTTGTAATTTCTATTGAAAACACAAAAGACAAAAGCAAAGAGGAACAAAAAGGTACTATTTACCTGAAAGGCAATAAGTATAAACTTGAAATAGCAAGCCAGGATGTTATCAGTGACGGTAAAACACGCTGGACTTATGTGAAAGATGCCAACGAAGTTCAAATTGACAACCAGAAGACGGATGAGAATACAATCAGCCCGTCAAATATTTTTACGATGTATGAAAAAGGCTGGTTGTTCAAATTCATTGGAGAGCAGAAAGAAAAAGGAATGGTATATCAATTGGTTGAATTAGTACCGGTAGAACCAAAGAAGAAAAATATCTACAAGGTGAAACTGACCATCAACAAGAATGATAAATTCATCAGTACCGCGAAAATTTTTGACAAAAACGGAAGCATTCAGACTATTACAGTTGAAAAGCTTACTCCGGATGTAATTATAGATGATTCACCATTCACATTTACTGCCGGTAAGTATCCCGGAGCAGAAATTGTTGATCTGCGATAA
- a CDS encoding DUF4295 domain-containing protein — translation MAKKVVATLKSGKGKEFSKVIKMIKNPQTGAYQFKEEVVHNDHVKDFLKEK, via the coding sequence ATGGCAAAGAAAGTAGTTGCAACCCTTAAATCCGGAAAAGGAAAAGAGTTCTCCAAAGTGATCAAGATGATCAAAAATCCTCAAACAGGTGCTTACCAGTTTAAGGAAGAAGTTGTTCATAACGACCACGTAAAAGATTTTCTGAAAGAGAAATAA
- a CDS encoding competence/damage-inducible protein A, protein MKLAEIITIGDELLIGQVIDTNSAWMGQKLNSIGVKVKQITSVSDDAEHIIAALNEARKRADLIFITGGLGPTKDDITKITLCRYFNSSLRFDEKSFEVITEIFKARGRGVTDTNRKQAEVPSNCEVLLNKWGTAPGMWFDDEGKVFVSMPGVPYEMKGIMENEVLPRLINRFKLPPIQHRTILTQGIGESNLSDLISSWEDKLPPYMKLAYLPSPGMVRLRISANGTNESALRSEMESEVKKLISIAGEYIYGFEEEKLESIIGELLRQQGKTLSTAESCTGGYIAHKITTIPGSSDYYIGSVIAYANRIKEKFLDVDPNIFEVHGAVSEQAVKAMAAHVKEKFGTDYSIACSGIAGPGGGTEEKPVGTVWLALATPEQVITRKFLLGRVRERVIMEASQHALNLLRKALVGIKI, encoded by the coding sequence ATGAAATTAGCTGAAATTATAACCATCGGGGATGAACTGTTGATCGGGCAGGTCATTGACACGAATAGTGCCTGGATGGGTCAGAAACTCAACTCAATAGGAGTTAAGGTGAAGCAAATCACTTCAGTAAGCGATGATGCGGAACATATCATTGCAGCATTGAATGAAGCACGGAAAAGGGCCGACTTGATTTTTATCACTGGTGGCCTGGGTCCAACCAAGGACGATATTACAAAGATAACACTGTGCAGGTATTTTAACAGCTCGCTTCGATTTGACGAAAAATCATTCGAAGTGATCACGGAAATATTCAAAGCAAGGGGCAGGGGAGTTACCGATACCAACAGGAAACAGGCTGAGGTGCCTTCAAACTGTGAAGTTCTTCTAAACAAATGGGGAACAGCACCCGGAATGTGGTTTGATGACGAGGGAAAAGTATTTGTATCAATGCCGGGTGTTCCTTATGAAATGAAAGGAATCATGGAGAACGAAGTTCTTCCTCGCCTCATTAACAGATTTAAATTACCGCCTATTCAACACCGTACAATACTTACTCAGGGTATTGGAGAATCAAATTTATCTGACTTGATTTCGTCCTGGGAAGATAAGCTTCCACCATATATGAAACTGGCTTATCTTCCTTCACCCGGAATGGTTCGACTTCGTATTTCAGCAAACGGAACAAACGAATCTGCATTACGTTCTGAAATGGAAAGTGAAGTCAAAAAATTAATTTCAATTGCGGGTGAATACATTTATGGCTTCGAAGAGGAAAAGCTGGAATCCATCATTGGAGAACTGCTTCGTCAACAAGGCAAAACACTCTCTACTGCCGAAAGTTGCACCGGAGGATATATTGCACATAAGATTACTACGATTCCCGGAAGTTCGGATTATTATATCGGCTCTGTGATTGCATATGCAAACAGAATCAAAGAGAAATTTCTCGATGTTGATCCAAATATCTTTGAAGTTCATGGCGCCGTAAGTGAACAGGCAGTCAAAGCAATGGCTGCTCATGTTAAAGAAAAATTTGGAACTGATTACTCAATTGCCTGTTCAGGAATCGCCGGTCCGGGAGGGGGAACCGAGGAAAAACCAGTGGGTACAGTCTGGCTCGCACTCGCAACCCCGGAACAGGTTATCACCCGAAAATTTCTTTTGGGTCGGGTCAGAGAACGTGTCATTATGGAAGCAAGTCAGCATGCCTTAAATTTGCTTCGAAAAGCGCTTGTTGGTATAAAAATATGA
- the rpmG gene encoding 50S ribosomal protein L33 has product MAKKGNRVQVIMECTEHKASGMPGTSRYITTKNKKNTTERLELKKFNPILKKMTVHKEIK; this is encoded by the coding sequence ATGGCAAAGAAAGGTAACCGCGTACAAGTTATCATGGAATGTACCGAACACAAGGCAAGCGGAATGCCTGGTACTTCACGCTATATCACCACAAAAAACAAAAAGAACACGACTGAACGTCTCGAGTTGAAAAAATTCAACCCGATTCTCAAGAAAATGACCGTTCACAAAGAGATCAAATAA
- a CDS encoding aminopeptidase P family protein, with protein MRKFISNIFVFVFFPVINLIGQTSSFPTYDNDLLPADFFKGRREAVRENMTDSSMCILFAAPERNRSNDVDYTFHQDPNFYYLTGITEANAVLILFKNTQLLYGEKTNELLFIPEKVQQKEIWNGRNAGSSDASRISGIQFVKTTSEFQNLPIPYASMQRIFRLRFPKGMTDDKKSETDLYSLVEQFKLNSGFPNSLDDDFKLAKVLAGLRAIKQKEEIRLIQKAISITCDGHREMMHALEPDFSEFSIQAVGEYIFKSSGAEAVGYPSICGGGENSCILHYESNRKPLKAGELVLLDMGAEYHGYSADVTRTLPVNGKFTEPQKLIYDLVYRAQEDAFLACRPGNKFRDPHIKAMHVISEGLIQLGIISGADEAGKYFMHNTSHYLGLDVHDVGPYSELTPGNLITIEPGIYIPEGSPCDPKWWNIGVRLEEDVLITEAEPNILSGNLPRKWQDVEKEMQQKSFFNK; from the coding sequence ATGAGAAAATTTATTTCAAACATATTTGTTTTTGTTTTCTTCCCTGTGATCAATTTAATCGGACAGACTTCTTCATTTCCGACTTACGATAATGATTTGCTTCCTGCTGATTTCTTCAAAGGAAGGAGGGAAGCTGTCAGAGAAAATATGACTGATTCTTCCATGTGTATTTTATTTGCTGCCCCTGAAAGAAATCGTTCGAACGATGTAGATTATACTTTTCATCAGGACCCTAATTTTTATTACCTGACGGGAATTACAGAGGCAAATGCCGTTCTTATTTTATTTAAAAATACCCAACTTCTATATGGAGAAAAAACCAACGAACTTTTATTTATTCCCGAAAAAGTTCAACAAAAAGAAATATGGAATGGAAGAAATGCAGGCAGTTCAGATGCAAGTAGAATCTCGGGGATTCAATTTGTAAAAACAACCTCCGAATTTCAGAATTTACCTATTCCTTATGCCTCAATGCAAAGAATTTTCCGTTTACGTTTTCCAAAAGGAATGACGGATGATAAAAAATCGGAAACTGATTTGTACAGTCTGGTAGAACAATTCAAATTGAATTCAGGTTTTCCAAATTCATTGGATGATGATTTTAAACTGGCTAAAGTTCTTGCTGGACTTCGCGCCATCAAACAAAAAGAAGAAATCAGGTTAATTCAAAAAGCAATTTCCATCACTTGCGATGGTCACCGGGAAATGATGCATGCCCTGGAACCGGATTTTTCAGAATTCAGTATTCAGGCTGTTGGTGAATATATTTTCAAATCCTCAGGTGCTGAAGCTGTAGGCTATCCAAGTATCTGCGGAGGAGGAGAAAATTCCTGTATCCTCCATTATGAATCAAATCGAAAGCCACTCAAAGCAGGAGAACTAGTGCTGTTGGATATGGGAGCCGAATACCATGGTTATTCAGCAGATGTGACAAGGACCTTGCCTGTGAATGGAAAATTTACCGAACCACAAAAGCTGATTTATGATCTGGTCTACCGTGCGCAGGAGGATGCTTTCCTGGCTTGCCGACCCGGAAACAAATTCAGAGATCCGCACATCAAAGCAATGCATGTAATTTCGGAAGGCCTCATTCAACTTGGAATTATTTCTGGTGCGGATGAAGCAGGAAAATACTTCATGCACAATACTTCCCATTACCTGGGTCTGGATGTCCATGATGTGGGTCCTTATTCAGAACTGACCCCTGGAAATCTGATCACCATTGAACCCGGAATTTACATCCCGGAAGGTAGTCCTTGTGATCCCAAATGGTGGAATATAGGGGTACGACTGGAAGAAGACGTACTTATCACTGAAGCTGAACCGAATATCCTTTCAGGAAATCTACCCCGAAAATGGCAGGATGTGGAGAAAGAAATGCAGCAAAAGTCCTTTTTTAACAAATAA
- a CDS encoding sigma-70 family RNA polymerase sigma factor, protein MIKEQDDSIRDVIQQNGKKLFDFIRNRVREPEDAEDIFQDVLFELTTAYRMMQPIEKIAAWMYRVARNKITDQYRKKRPDLLEDQLKFRSQDDDDQLFLQDLIRSSSLSPDMEFDQALIWDAVEQALEELPAEQREVFIKHELEGITFNEMVETTGLSLNTLLSRKRYAILHLRERLQGLYDEIINS, encoded by the coding sequence ATGATCAAGGAGCAAGATGATTCCATCCGGGACGTCATTCAACAGAATGGGAAGAAGCTATTTGATTTCATCCGGAACCGCGTACGGGAACCGGAAGATGCCGAAGATATTTTTCAGGATGTTTTGTTTGAACTGACCACTGCATACCGTATGATGCAGCCGATTGAAAAAATTGCCGCATGGATGTATCGTGTTGCAAGAAATAAAATCACGGATCAATACCGGAAGAAACGTCCGGACTTGCTCGAAGATCAATTGAAATTCAGAAGTCAGGATGATGACGATCAGCTTTTTCTTCAGGATCTTATTCGGTCTTCGTCTTTAAGTCCGGATATGGAATTCGATCAGGCACTCATTTGGGACGCTGTAGAACAGGCATTGGAAGAATTACCCGCTGAACAACGTGAAGTATTTATCAAGCACGAGCTTGAAGGAATTACGTTCAATGAAATGGTGGAGACAACCGGTCTCTCATTAAATACACTCTTGTCGAGAAAAAGGTATGCGATTCTCCATCTTAGGGAGCGCCTGCAGGGTTTGTATGATGAAATTATTAACTCCTGA
- a CDS encoding T9SS type A sorting domain-containing protein, translated as MNKLFFLILCLATLDGFSQPTITSTDLPFAGFYFTTGTDSTYNAAIPAGGANQNWNYSSLVNLLTDTAGFMPATGTPYAATFSGSNLSGYDRETNSYSYFTANSTGFFIDGFGSSGGNFVLNPGQCFVPVPFTFGNTSTNVARNIVDTMYTDTSGTTYTVRNIINITSHFNADGYGSLTLPNAVYQNTLRVRITETRYDSLYALVGPVYILIRSSATQFTYFRWFEHGGQASYLLGIKADSLGNNALSSEYLMASAVLQVPKTESNHQLTIYPNPAVDQITLNGGSNSEPGLISIYTSNGQLVFEQTWNSDDELTLDLKCFAGGYYILNFKSNMSNRTIPFVVTQY; from the coding sequence ATGAATAAGTTATTCTTTCTGATTCTCTGTCTTGCTACTCTTGATGGATTCAGTCAACCAACCATTACATCAACCGATTTACCATTCGCAGGATTCTACTTTACAACAGGCACTGATTCAACCTATAATGCTGCGATTCCTGCCGGTGGTGCGAATCAAAACTGGAACTATAGTTCCCTCGTAAATTTATTAACCGATACAGCAGGCTTTATGCCGGCTACAGGAACACCGTATGCCGCTACTTTTAGTGGTTCAAATTTGTCTGGCTACGATAGAGAAACTAATTCATACTCTTATTTTACTGCCAATTCAACAGGTTTTTTCATTGATGGATTTGGTAGTTCCGGCGGAAATTTTGTGCTAAATCCCGGACAATGTTTTGTACCGGTTCCATTTACTTTTGGCAATACAAGTACCAATGTCGCACGCAATATCGTAGATACAATGTATACAGATACCAGCGGCACTACCTATACAGTAAGAAATATTATCAATATCACCTCCCATTTTAATGCGGATGGTTATGGTTCACTGACCTTGCCCAATGCCGTTTATCAAAATACTCTTCGTGTCAGGATTACTGAAACCAGATACGATTCATTGTATGCATTGGTAGGGCCTGTATATATTCTGATTCGTTCTTCAGCAACTCAATTCACTTATTTTCGCTGGTTTGAACATGGCGGTCAGGCTTCTTATTTGTTAGGAATTAAAGCAGACAGTCTTGGAAATAACGCATTGTCTTCCGAGTATTTGATGGCATCCGCTGTTTTGCAGGTTCCTAAAACGGAGAGTAACCATCAACTGACGATTTATCCAAATCCTGCTGTAGATCAGATCACATTGAATGGGGGTTCAAATTCTGAACCAGGGCTGATCAGTATTTATACTTCAAATGGTCAGCTGGTTTTTGAACAGACCTGGAACTCTGATGATGAATTGACTCTGGATTTGAAGTGTTTTGCCGGGGGATATTACATTCTCAATTTTAAAAGTAACATGAGTAACCGTACCATTCCATTTGTCGTCACCCAATACTAA
- a CDS encoding DUF4197 domain-containing protein produces MRTVKLLFSILILIPVLSCSQVDFNKIGKDIDKSINSGKPLTNQEIIDGLKEALQYGSKNASGSASKVDGFFKHPVIKIPFPPEAAAVESKLRSLGMNKQVDEFILTVNRAAEEAAKQAAPVFFNAVKGMTITDGLNILRGADTAATGYLRKKTASQLDASFRPVVHSAVQKVDVTRYWNPLITTYNKLPFVTKMNPDLDAYITQRALHGLFYLVAQEETKIRKDPAARVTALLQKVFGSK; encoded by the coding sequence ATGCGTACTGTAAAATTATTATTCTCCATTCTTATCCTGATTCCGGTTCTTTCCTGCTCTCAGGTTGATTTTAATAAAATTGGAAAGGACATTGATAAATCGATCAATTCCGGGAAGCCGCTTACGAATCAGGAAATCATCGATGGTTTGAAGGAAGCTTTACAATACGGAAGCAAGAATGCCTCCGGTTCCGCATCCAAAGTAGACGGTTTTTTCAAACATCCCGTCATCAAAATTCCCTTCCCTCCTGAAGCGGCCGCTGTGGAATCCAAACTCAGGTCATTGGGAATGAATAAACAGGTGGATGAATTTATTCTCACCGTGAACCGCGCGGCCGAAGAAGCTGCCAAACAAGCCGCTCCTGTATTTTTTAACGCGGTAAAAGGGATGACGATCACTGATGGTTTGAATATTTTACGTGGTGCGGATACAGCCGCTACCGGTTATTTACGTAAAAAAACAGCTTCACAATTGGATGCGAGCTTCAGACCCGTAGTACATTCCGCTGTACAAAAAGTAGATGTTACCAGGTACTGGAATCCTCTCATTACAACTTATAACAAGCTTCCCTTTGTAACAAAGATGAATCCGGATCTGGATGCATACATTACACAGCGCGCTTTGCATGGTTTGTTTTATCTGGTAGCCCAGGAAGAAACGAAAATCCGTAAGGACCCTGCAGCCAGGGTAACAGCATTGTTACAAAAAGTTTTCGGAAGTAAATAA
- the rimO gene encoding 30S ribosomal protein S12 methylthiotransferase RimO, with product MKTKTLKKNKVNVITLGCSKNIYDSEVLMGQLKANKFDVTHESTDDDASIVIINTCGFIDNAKQESIDTILQFAHAKQNGKIDKLIVTGCLSERYKPELEKEISQVDDFFGTSDLPKLLKSLGADYKHELVGERMLTTPQQYAYLKISEGCDRPCSFCAIPLMRGKHLSVPENELVSQAKLLAAKGTKELILIAQDLTFYGLDIHGKRTLADLLRKLSDVSGIEWLRLHYAYPSGFPMDVLDVMNERENICKYLDMPLQHISDRMLKSMRRGITRDKSIQLVDSIREKVPGIALRTTLIAGYPGETEEDYAEMRDWVEKTRFDRLGIFTYSHEENTHAFELNDDVPTEVKKERAEGIMDIQQVISRELNEQKIGSTFRVLFDRKEGNYFVGRSEFDSPEVDNEILVNAAEHYIRIGDFANVKITSAQEFDLYGEVVS from the coding sequence ATGAAAACAAAAACACTAAAAAAAAATAAGGTAAACGTCATCACCCTCGGTTGCTCCAAGAATATTTATGATTCTGAAGTACTGATGGGACAGTTGAAAGCTAACAAATTCGATGTTACTCACGAATCCACTGATGATGATGCTTCCATAGTCATCATCAATACCTGTGGCTTTATTGACAATGCAAAACAGGAGAGCATTGACACAATTCTTCAATTCGCGCACGCCAAGCAGAATGGAAAAATTGACAAGCTTATTGTTACCGGTTGCCTGAGCGAACGATACAAACCTGAACTGGAAAAAGAAATTAGCCAGGTCGATGATTTTTTTGGAACAAGTGATCTTCCTAAGCTTCTAAAATCACTTGGCGCAGATTACAAACATGAACTGGTAGGTGAGCGGATGCTTACAACACCACAGCAATACGCTTATCTCAAGATTTCTGAAGGCTGTGACCGACCATGTTCATTTTGTGCTATCCCACTCATGCGCGGGAAACATCTTTCTGTTCCGGAAAATGAATTGGTGTCCCAGGCAAAATTGCTTGCCGCCAAAGGCACAAAGGAATTGATCCTCATTGCACAGGATCTTACTTTTTATGGTCTTGATATTCACGGAAAACGTACTCTGGCCGATTTGCTCAGGAAACTGTCCGATGTGAGTGGAATTGAATGGTTGCGTTTACATTATGCCTATCCTTCCGGATTTCCGATGGATGTTTTAGATGTAATGAATGAACGTGAGAATATCTGCAAGTATCTTGATATGCCATTGCAGCATATCAGTGACCGAATGCTCAAAAGCATGCGAAGAGGTATTACCCGGGATAAATCTATTCAGCTTGTGGACTCCATCCGGGAGAAAGTTCCCGGTATCGCTTTGCGTACAACTCTGATAGCAGGGTACCCTGGCGAAACGGAAGAGGACTACGCCGAAATGAGAGATTGGGTTGAGAAAACAAGATTTGACAGACTTGGGATTTTCACTTATTCACACGAAGAAAACACACATGCATTCGAATTGAATGACGATGTTCCGACGGAAGTGAAGAAAGAAAGGGCAGAAGGCATCATGGATATTCAACAGGTAATTTCCCGTGAACTCAATGAACAGAAAATTGGTTCTACTTTCCGGGTTTTATTTGATCGAAAAGAAGGAAATTACTTTGTGGGTCGGTCAGAATTCGATTCTCCGGAAGTGGACAATGAAATTCTTGTAAATGCAGCTGAGCATTATATTCGAATCGGAGATTTCGCGAATGTAAAAATCACCAGCGCTCAGGAATTTGATTTGTATGGTGAAGTTGTAAGTTGA
- the ftsY gene encoding signal recognition particle-docking protein FtsY has protein sequence MGLFNFFSKEKKESLDKGLEKTKTSLFSRLAKAVVGKSTVDSEVLDNLEEILVSSDIGVNTTLKIIQRLEARVSKDKYVGTDELNNLLKDEIAGLLAENNTLDATDFVIPEHNGLPHVIMVVGVNGVGKTTSIGKLAYQFKKSGKKVMLGAADTFRAAAVDQLDIWSKRVDVPIIKQAMGSDPASVAFDAVQSAVAQKMDVVIIDTAGRLHNKINLMNELSKIKRVMQKVIPDAPHEILLVLDASTGQNAIEQARQFTKATDVNALALTKLDGTAKGGVVIGISDEFKIPVKYIGVGEKMEDLQVFNKSEFVDSLFSEK, from the coding sequence ATGGGTTTATTTAATTTCTTCTCAAAGGAAAAAAAAGAAAGTCTTGATAAAGGACTGGAAAAGACAAAAACCAGCTTGTTTTCAAGACTGGCAAAAGCGGTTGTTGGTAAATCAACAGTGGATTCAGAAGTACTGGATAACCTCGAAGAAATCCTGGTGTCATCCGATATCGGTGTAAACACCACACTTAAAATAATTCAACGATTGGAAGCTCGTGTTTCAAAAGATAAATACGTTGGCACTGATGAACTGAATAATTTACTAAAGGATGAAATTGCCGGACTCTTAGCCGAAAATAATACTCTCGACGCGACAGATTTTGTTATTCCTGAACACAATGGACTTCCACATGTCATAATGGTCGTTGGTGTAAACGGAGTTGGAAAAACAACCTCCATTGGAAAACTCGCCTATCAATTCAAGAAGTCTGGAAAAAAAGTAATGCTTGGTGCCGCGGATACCTTCAGAGCCGCCGCAGTTGATCAATTGGATATCTGGAGCAAACGAGTGGATGTTCCCATCATCAAACAGGCAATGGGTTCAGATCCCGCCTCCGTTGCATTTGATGCTGTGCAGTCGGCTGTTGCACAAAAGATGGATGTAGTGATCATTGATACTGCCGGACGACTTCACAACAAGATCAACCTGATGAATGAATTGTCAAAGATCAAACGTGTGATGCAGAAGGTAATACCTGATGCACCTCATGAAATTCTACTTGTACTGGATGCTTCTACCGGCCAAAATGCGATTGAACAAGCCCGTCAATTCACCAAAGCAACAGATGTCAACGCGCTTGCTCTCACAAAACTCGATGGTACAGCCAAAGGCGGTGTGGTCATTGGAATTTCAGATGAATTCAAAATCCCTGTGAAATACATTGGGGTAGGAGAAAAAATGGAAGATCTTCAGGTCTTTAACAAGAGTGAATTTGTTGATTCCCTTTTTAGTGAAAAGTAA